The following proteins are co-located in the Haliotis asinina isolate JCU_RB_2024 chromosome 13, JCU_Hal_asi_v2, whole genome shotgun sequence genome:
- the LOC137259592 gene encoding uncharacterized G-patch domain protein DDB_G0278987-like has translation MDSDDFNADSVNENIQEPNAMDRLKQNVPRQESVNNSDDKEFNSRDSSSPCDDRCSSEFEGIRAENSRQSLYGKRTSNEEQGHSPHTELESADTEQESTDTGESKQVSDDNGSDEEKCDDYDLDGNRKGESTETIHSDEEQDHCLLTEQGSGTTNSSDREQNVPRQDSSPIDQELLETEASENATPT, from the exons ATGGATTCAGATGACTTCAATGCTGATAGTgtgaatgaaaatattcaagAACCTAATGCCATGGACAGATTGAAGCAAA ATGTGCCAAGACAGGAGTCTGTTAACAACAGTGACGATAAAGAATTCAATTCCCGTGATTCATCATCACCATGTGATGACCGCTGTTCATCTGAATTCGAAGGAATCAGAGCGGAAAATTCAAGACAAAGCTTGTACGGAAAACGTACCAGCAACGAAGAACAAGGGCATTCTCCACACACTGAGCTGGAATCTGCTGACACTGAGCAGGAATCTACAGACACTGGGGAGTCAAAGCAAGTGTCTGATGACAACGGTAGTGATGAAGAAAAATGTGATGATTATGACTTGGACGGGAACAGAAAGGGCGAGTCAACAGAAACCATACACAGCGATGAAGAGCAAGATCATTGTTTGCTCACTGAACAAGGCTCTGGCACGACAAACAGCAGCGACAGAGAACAGAATGTCCCACGACAAGATAGTTCACCCATTGATCAGGAGCTTTTAGAAACGGAAGCAAGTGAAAATGCAACACCAACATGA